The Hyphomicrobium sp. MC1 genome window below encodes:
- a CDS encoding CoA-binding protein has protein sequence MTIDGLDDAEIRAILARVKTFAVVGASQKPERASYDVMRFLIAKGYTVKPVNPAIAGKTIHDQSVHATLADLPPPADVVDIFRNSDAVPAIVREVIAEKGRLGVSVIWMQLGVINEDAAAEARAAGLTVVMDRCPKIEFSRLTRP, from the coding sequence ATGACGATCGACGGTTTGGACGACGCCGAAATCCGCGCCATCCTTGCGCGCGTCAAAACATTTGCAGTAGTCGGAGCATCTCAGAAACCCGAGCGGGCGAGCTACGACGTGATGCGGTTTCTGATCGCCAAAGGCTACACAGTGAAACCCGTCAATCCCGCCATCGCCGGCAAGACCATTCACGACCAATCGGTCCATGCAACGCTGGCCGACCTTCCTCCGCCCGCCGACGTCGTCGATATTTTCCGCAACTCCGACGCCGTTCCGGCGATCGTCCGTGAGGTGATCGCCGAGAAGGGCCGTCTGGGCGTGAGCGTGATTTGGATGCAACTCGGCGTCATTAATGAAGATGCCGCAGCCGAAGCCCGCGCCGCCGGTCTGACCGTCGTCATGGACCGCTGTCCGAAAATCGAATTCAGCCGCCTGACGCGCCCATAA
- a CDS encoding cytochrome b: MAQDPKYALPTYTPTARAFHWLIALLIFIQLPLGFYMSYRGNEMPSVNEKGEPVKGVWDALTGYLYSSHKLLGLIVLTLVVLRLLYRLTQGAPRSDPTVPPALTGISHLVHWALYALLIAVPVLGYLAISYGDFLDIFNFRLPMLTVKNDDLSKEIFEWHELGAFLIIGFVTLHIIAAVYHYFVRRDRVVERMIPKRVA; this comes from the coding sequence ATGGCCCAAGATCCGAAATATGCTCTCCCGACCTACACGCCGACGGCGCGCGCCTTTCATTGGCTGATCGCGCTTTTGATTTTCATTCAGTTGCCCCTCGGCTTTTACATGTCGTACCGCGGCAATGAGATGCCGTCGGTCAATGAAAAGGGCGAACCGGTCAAAGGCGTCTGGGATGCGCTGACGGGCTATCTCTATAGCTCACATAAGTTGCTCGGATTGATTGTGCTGACGCTCGTCGTGCTGCGGCTGCTCTACCGGCTGACACAGGGCGCACCGCGCTCCGACCCGACCGTGCCACCCGCATTGACCGGCATCAGCCATCTCGTGCACTGGGCGCTGTACGCGCTGCTGATCGCGGTTCCCGTTCTCGGCTATCTGGCCATCTCATACGGCGACTTTCTCGATATCTTCAATTTCCGTTTGCCGATGCTGACAGTGAAGAATGACGACCTCTCGAAGGAAATCTTCGAGTGGCACGAACTGGGGGCATTTCTGATCATCGGCTTCGTTACGCTGCACATCATCGCCGCCGTCTATCACTATTTCGTCCGCAGGGATCGGGTGGTCGAGCGGATGATCCCCAAGCGGGTCGCCTGA
- a CDS encoding COX15/CtaA family protein produces the protein MSTMQLSDNRGTTAQNSKDAGRRSVSLWLWFVAALVLAMVVVGGATRLTESGLSITEWQPILGAIPPLNEADWMAAFDKYKQIPQYTAIHDGMSLDQFQFIYYWEWSHRLLGRAIGFVFAIPFLYFWWTGKLKRGTGKKFLGILALGGLQGFIGWYMVSSGLSERIEVSQYRLALHLVTAFMILGLLVWAALEEWPREERITGEVATPLIKRMAAIIVATVLIQVMLGAFVAGLRAGYIYNTWPSMDGQFIPSDYWIKPAYLTFFEGHAASQFNHRMVAYLVAALAFFQIWLTTRTPVDDRIRLTSQWLGAAVVFQIALGITTLLLHMRLDLALSHQAGGAIVFILAVVHLHATRRAGIVPRDYFAARGRASA, from the coding sequence ATGAGCACGATGCAACTTTCCGATAATCGCGGCACGACAGCCCAAAACAGTAAAGACGCCGGTCGCCGCTCCGTTTCGCTCTGGCTTTGGTTCGTGGCCGCGCTGGTGCTGGCGATGGTCGTCGTCGGGGGCGCCACGCGACTGACGGAAAGCGGGCTTTCGATCACCGAATGGCAACCGATCCTCGGCGCGATCCCGCCGCTGAACGAAGCCGACTGGATGGCGGCGTTCGACAAGTACAAACAGATCCCACAGTACACGGCCATTCATGATGGCATGTCCCTCGATCAGTTCCAATTCATTTACTATTGGGAATGGAGCCACCGGCTGCTCGGCCGTGCCATCGGCTTCGTGTTCGCCATTCCGTTTCTGTACTTCTGGTGGACCGGCAAACTGAAGCGCGGCACGGGAAAGAAGTTTCTCGGCATCCTCGCGCTGGGCGGACTTCAGGGCTTCATTGGCTGGTACATGGTCAGCTCCGGTTTGAGCGAGCGCATCGAAGTAAGCCAGTACCGGCTCGCGCTGCATCTGGTGACGGCGTTCATGATCCTCGGTCTGCTCGTTTGGGCGGCGCTCGAAGAATGGCCGCGCGAGGAGCGCATCACGGGCGAGGTGGCGACGCCGTTGATCAAGCGTATGGCCGCCATCATCGTTGCCACGGTTCTTATTCAGGTCATGCTCGGAGCTTTCGTGGCGGGGCTCAGGGCTGGGTACATCTACAACACGTGGCCGTCGATGGATGGTCAGTTCATTCCCAGCGACTATTGGATCAAGCCTGCTTATCTGACCTTCTTCGAAGGTCATGCCGCCTCGCAGTTCAATCACCGCATGGTGGCCTATCTCGTCGCCGCTTTGGCCTTTTTTCAGATTTGGCTGACGACGCGCACGCCAGTCGATGATCGCATCCGCCTGACGTCGCAATGGCTCGGCGCAGCGGTCGTCTTCCAGATTGCGCTCGGCATTACGACGCTGCTGCTGCACATGCGTCTCGACCTAGCCCTGTCGCATCAGGCAGGCGGCGCGATCGTTTTCATTCTGGCTGTCGTGCATTTGCACGCAACGCGCCGCGCTGGGATCGTTCCGCGCGATTACTTCGCCGCCCGCGGTCGCGCATCCGCCTGA
- the rpsI gene encoding 30S ribosomal protein S9: MVTETKTLADLAAVKGSEPEAAPVRTQKLDKLGRAYATGKRKNAVARVWLKPGKGTITVNEKDYKAYFARPVLQMLLQQPLDLANRATQYDIRISVAGGGLSGQAGAVRHGISKALTYYEPELRGVLKKQGFLTRDSRVVERKKYGKVKARKSFQFSKR; the protein is encoded by the coding sequence ATGGTTACCGAAACAAAGACCCTCGCCGATCTCGCGGCCGTCAAGGGCTCGGAGCCCGAAGCGGCGCCGGTGCGCACGCAGAAGCTCGACAAGCTCGGCCGCGCTTACGCAACAGGTAAGCGCAAGAACGCCGTCGCTCGCGTCTGGCTGAAGCCGGGCAAGGGCACGATCACGGTCAACGAGAAAGACTATAAGGCCTACTTCGCACGTCCGGTTCTGCAGATGCTTCTGCAGCAGCCACTCGATCTCGCGAACCGCGCCACGCAGTATGATATCCGTATTTCCGTCGCTGGCGGCGGTCTCTCGGGTCAGGCCGGTGCCGTGCGTCACGGCATCTCCAAGGCTCTCACCTATTATGAGCCGGAGTTGCGCGGTGTGCTGAAGAAGCAGGGCTTCCTGACGCGCGACAGCCGCGTTGTCGAACGTAAGAAGTACGGCAAGGTGAAAGCTCGTAAGTCGTTCCAGTTCTCGAAGCGCTAA
- the argC gene encoding N-acetyl-gamma-glutamyl-phosphate reductase, with product MTTATQTKLARVFIDGEAGTTGLEIRERLAGVAGIDVKSIDPAKRKDRAARADMLRDVDLVVLCLPDDAARETVALADELGAQAPKIVDASTAHRVAEGWAYGFAELTPGHADVIRRAMRVANPGCYPTGGIALLRPLVDAGIIEPDYPITVNAVSGYSGGGRTMIEAYEAGTAPSFELYGLGLEHKHVPELQRYSGLSRRPIFVPSVGNFRQGMLVSVPLHLDTLPGKPCLRDIERVLEEHYRGSTYVSVIAEPSAKMNRLEAEALNGTDKLELYVFGKAALNQAVLVARLDNLGKGAAGAAVQNIKLMLGL from the coding sequence ATGACGACCGCAACACAAACGAAGCTCGCGCGGGTTTTCATTGATGGCGAGGCCGGAACGACCGGCCTCGAAATCCGCGAGCGGCTGGCTGGCGTCGCCGGTATCGACGTTAAAAGCATCGATCCGGCCAAGCGGAAGGATCGTGCCGCGCGGGCAGATATGCTGCGCGACGTCGATCTCGTCGTGCTGTGCCTGCCGGACGATGCTGCCCGCGAGACCGTGGCGCTTGCCGATGAACTCGGGGCGCAAGCGCCGAAGATCGTCGATGCTTCGACGGCGCATCGCGTCGCGGAAGGCTGGGCTTACGGTTTCGCCGAACTGACGCCCGGCCACGCCGACGTCATCCGGAGAGCGATGCGTGTCGCCAATCCCGGCTGCTATCCGACGGGCGGGATCGCGCTGCTGCGGCCGCTGGTCGACGCGGGCATCATCGAGCCGGACTATCCGATCACAGTCAATGCCGTGTCGGGGTATTCGGGCGGCGGACGGACGATGATTGAAGCCTATGAGGCTGGTACGGCGCCGTCGTTCGAGCTTTACGGACTCGGCCTGGAGCACAAGCATGTGCCCGAGCTACAGAGGTATTCGGGTCTATCGCGGCGGCCGATTTTCGTGCCGAGCGTCGGCAACTTCCGGCAAGGGATGCTCGTCTCCGTGCCCTTGCATCTCGATACACTGCCGGGCAAGCCGTGCCTGCGCGATATCGAGCGTGTGCTGGAAGAGCACTATCGCGGCAGTACGTACGTGAGCGTTATCGCCGAGCCATCGGCGAAGATGAACCGCCTCGAAGCCGAAGCACTGAACGGAACGGACAAGCTTGAACTGTACGTCTTCGGAAAGGCTGCGCTGAATCAGGCGGTGCTCGTCGCGCGGCTCGACAATCTCGGCAAGGGCGCGGCCGGCGCGGCCGTTCAGAACATCAAACTGATGCTCGGCCTGTAA
- a CDS encoding glucan ABC transporter ATP-binding protein/ permease has protein sequence MTTKPLGLIAIYTRSLALLASEKYLAMGLAAAGVVIAVTQLAEPILFGRVVDALSKGESAFVYIGLWALLGLFGIIAGVIVGINADRLAHRQKLAHLASVFEKTISLPQSAHAARGSGATIRTILSGMSALFWLWLGVMREQLATVFGIILLVPTAFAMDVRMATILVALAGAYTLMHVFVVKRTAVGQAAVEDHETALSSRVVDVVGNVTVVQSYGRLKAEADALRGLANDLLSAQYPVLTWWGVLTVMQRSAATLTMVVIFTAGAVLVGRGELTVGQIVSFVAFATLLISKLDQLSGFAVRIDQQAPTITALFDLMDEVGAVGDAPGAKPLAAVEGAVAFDHVNFRYDGSPQGITDLSFAAKAGETVAFVGPTGSGKSTTIGLLQRFLKPSSGRVLIDGQDIAGVTLASLRSNIAVVFQDAGLFNRSIGENIRIGRPGATDAEVEHASRLAEAHDFIMRKPGGYDFVIGERGLALSGGERQRIAIARAILKDAPILILDEATSALDSETEAKIKRALDTLRAGRTTFVIAHRLSTVADADQIFVLDQGKVVEHGQFTELAERGGLFSRLVAEGGFTVPKTTEKPREPVA, from the coding sequence ATGACGACGAAACCGCTTGGCCTGATCGCAATCTACACGCGCTCGCTCGCCCTGCTCGCATCCGAGAAATATCTGGCGATGGGTCTTGCGGCTGCCGGCGTCGTCATCGCCGTCACGCAACTTGCCGAGCCCATTCTGTTCGGGCGCGTCGTGGACGCCTTGAGTAAAGGCGAAAGCGCTTTCGTCTATATCGGACTTTGGGCGCTCCTGGGACTGTTCGGCATTATCGCGGGCGTCATCGTCGGCATCAATGCCGACCGTCTGGCGCACCGGCAGAAGCTCGCGCATCTGGCGAGCGTTTTCGAAAAGACGATCTCGTTGCCGCAAAGCGCACACGCGGCCCGCGGTTCGGGCGCGACGATACGAACGATTTTGTCGGGAATGAGCGCGTTGTTCTGGTTGTGGCTCGGCGTCATGCGCGAGCAATTGGCGACCGTGTTCGGCATTATCCTGCTGGTGCCGACGGCGTTCGCCATGGACGTCCGGATGGCGACGATCCTGGTGGCACTGGCCGGCGCCTATACGCTGATGCACGTCTTCGTCGTCAAGCGGACCGCAGTCGGGCAGGCCGCGGTCGAAGATCATGAGACGGCGCTGTCGAGCCGCGTGGTCGATGTCGTCGGCAACGTCACTGTGGTGCAGAGCTACGGACGGCTCAAAGCCGAAGCCGATGCGCTGCGCGGACTCGCGAACGATCTTTTGTCGGCTCAGTACCCAGTGCTGACGTGGTGGGGCGTGTTGACCGTGATGCAGCGTTCGGCGGCAACGCTGACGATGGTCGTTATTTTTACGGCGGGCGCCGTTCTCGTCGGGCGCGGTGAGCTGACCGTCGGGCAGATCGTCAGCTTCGTGGCTTTTGCGACGTTGCTGATCTCGAAGCTCGATCAGCTTTCGGGCTTTGCCGTGCGCATAGATCAGCAAGCGCCGACGATCACGGCTCTGTTCGATTTGATGGATGAAGTCGGCGCGGTCGGCGACGCGCCCGGCGCAAAGCCGCTTGCGGCCGTCGAAGGCGCCGTCGCGTTCGATCACGTCAACTTCCGCTACGACGGCAGCCCGCAGGGCATCACTGACTTGTCGTTCGCGGCGAAGGCCGGCGAAACGGTTGCGTTTGTCGGACCGACGGGATCGGGCAAGTCGACGACGATTGGCTTGCTCCAACGTTTCCTGAAACCCAGCTCGGGACGGGTATTGATTGATGGGCAGGACATTGCGGGCGTGACGCTCGCATCGCTGCGCAGCAACATCGCGGTCGTGTTTCAGGACGCGGGGCTTTTCAACCGTTCGATCGGCGAGAACATCCGCATCGGCAGGCCGGGTGCGACAGACGCCGAGGTCGAGCACGCGAGCCGTCTGGCCGAAGCGCACGACTTCATCATGCGCAAACCGGGCGGATACGATTTCGTCATCGGGGAGCGCGGGCTGGCGCTGTCGGGGGGCGAGCGGCAACGCATCGCCATTGCGCGGGCCATTCTGAAGGACGCGCCGATCCTTATTCTCGATGAAGCGACGAGCGCACTCGATTCCGAGACAGAGGCGAAGATCAAGCGGGCGCTCGATACGTTGCGCGCCGGGCGTACAACATTCGTCATTGCGCATCGCTTGTCGACCGTTGCTGACGCCGATCAGATCTTTGTCTTGGACCAGGGGAAAGTCGTCGAGCACGGCCAGTTCACCGAGCTTGCGGAACGCGGCGGGCTTTTCTCGCGGCTCGTTGCCGAAGGCGGCTTCACGGTGCCGAAGACGACGGAGAAGCCGCGAGAACCGGTGGCGTGA
- a CDS encoding DUF2842 domain-containing protein, whose protein sequence is MMQRKRKLLGTVALLLLVGIYAVLAVAVAVVLQVRNVSKFAELAYYAVAGLLWTLPAAWLISWMQRPDR, encoded by the coding sequence ATGATGCAGCGCAAAAGAAAGCTTCTCGGCACGGTAGCTCTGCTTTTGCTCGTGGGCATCTATGCAGTCCTGGCGGTCGCAGTCGCGGTTGTCCTGCAGGTTCGCAACGTCAGTAAATTTGCGGAGCTTGCCTATTACGCGGTCGCCGGACTGCTGTGGACGCTCCCGGCCGCGTGGCTCATCAGCTGGATGCAACGTCCCGACCGCTGA
- a CDS encoding TerC family protein produces the protein MDAVLNGIHDLWTVLVTDIGLLLSPHWWRTHAVPLFNILMIDLTLAGDNAIVVGMAASRVEKSMRTKVIFWGILGAVILRIIFSGIAQQMLQVIGLTLAGGILLLFVCWKMYKQIVEADTHSIHEVEKNLASGAPHPNPVSFWGALWTIILADLSMSLDNVLAVAGAAGESTLVLIIGLAIAIVLMAVASTYIAKLLARYPWIAWVGLAIILYVALDMIYRDSHRIACANYGIGCSETIWEGIKHRIGMWLG, from the coding sequence ATGGACGCAGTATTAAACGGCATTCATGACCTATGGACGGTTCTTGTAACGGACATCGGCTTACTGCTCTCACCGCACTGGTGGCGGACCCACGCCGTGCCGCTGTTCAACATCCTGATGATCGATCTGACGCTCGCGGGCGACAACGCCATCGTGGTGGGCATGGCAGCATCCCGCGTCGAGAAGTCGATGCGGACGAAGGTTATCTTCTGGGGCATCCTCGGCGCCGTGATCCTGAGGATCATTTTCTCCGGCATCGCGCAGCAGATGCTGCAAGTCATCGGACTGACGCTTGCAGGCGGCATCCTGCTGCTGTTCGTGTGCTGGAAAATGTACAAGCAGATCGTCGAAGCCGACACGCATTCCATTCACGAGGTCGAAAAGAACCTCGCCTCAGGCGCCCCGCATCCGAACCCGGTGTCGTTCTGGGGCGCTCTTTGGACGATCATCCTCGCCGACCTTTCAATGTCGCTCGACAACGTGCTTGCGGTCGCGGGCGCGGCGGGTGAATCGACGCTCGTCCTCATCATCGGTTTGGCGATCGCCATCGTTCTTATGGCAGTTGCCTCGACGTACATCGCCAAGCTGCTCGCGCGCTATCCCTGGATCGCCTGGGTCGGCCTTGCCATCATCTTGTATGTTGCGCTCGACATGATCTATCGCGATAGCCACCGGATCGCCTGTGCCAACTATGGCATCGGCTGCTCGGAAACGATCTGGGAAGGCATCAAGCATCGCATCGGGATGTGGTTAGGATGA
- a CDS encoding GTP cyclohydrolase II, with protein MKSGALTSVKMPADWSVETILPIDFQGKELMLEAHAYQGDSEEEQVLALIHRDPTAVNGSAPVPVVRVHSGCVTGDIFHSLRCDCYQQLQAALKIVSEVPYGAIIYVPYHEGRGIGLFKKIQAYALQDQGFDTVEANIEVGAPIDSRDYGLTARVLRDLGMSEIKLLSNNPAKEQALKQHGIRIAERLPLVAAPNKFNQRYLDTKRARMAHKL; from the coding sequence ATGAAGTCGGGTGCCTTGACGTCCGTGAAAATGCCAGCCGATTGGTCGGTCGAGACCATTCTTCCCATCGACTTTCAGGGCAAGGAGTTAATGCTCGAAGCGCACGCCTATCAGGGCGATAGCGAAGAAGAGCAGGTCCTAGCCCTCATCCATCGCGACCCGACGGCCGTTAACGGCTCGGCGCCGGTTCCCGTGGTCCGCGTCCACTCCGGCTGCGTTACCGGCGACATCTTCCATTCGCTCCGCTGCGACTGCTATCAGCAACTCCAGGCCGCGCTGAAGATCGTCAGCGAGGTGCCCTACGGCGCCATCATCTATGTGCCCTATCACGAGGGCCGCGGGATTGGCCTCTTCAAGAAGATCCAGGCCTACGCGCTACAGGATCAGGGCTTCGATACCGTTGAGGCCAACATCGAAGTCGGTGCTCCGATCGATAGCCGCGATTATGGTTTGACGGCGCGTGTCCTGCGCGACCTCGGCATGTCGGAGATCAAGCTGCTGTCGAACAATCCCGCCAAGGAGCAGGCGCTCAAGCAGCACGGCATCCGCATCGCCGAGCGTCTGCCGCTCGTCGCCGCGCCGAACAAGTTCAATCAGCGCTACCTCGACACCAAGCGCGCCCGTATGGCCCACAAGCTCTGA
- a CDS encoding VOC family protein: MAARLSFVTLGVSDVGKARAFYEALGFRPSSASHDGVAFFDAGGVVLSLFGREALADDAGVAATKSGFSGISLAHNVSSEAEVDRAISEAVAAGATLLKPGQKAFWGGYSGYFSGPDGHLWEVAFNPFMPLDADGRVTLPE; encoded by the coding sequence ATGGCGGCGCGGCTTTCATTTGTCACACTCGGGGTGAGCGATGTCGGAAAAGCTCGGGCATTCTACGAAGCGCTGGGCTTCCGCCCGTCATCCGCGAGCCATGATGGCGTTGCTTTTTTCGATGCAGGGGGCGTTGTACTGTCGCTTTTCGGTCGCGAGGCGCTGGCCGATGACGCTGGCGTGGCTGCTACGAAATCCGGTTTCAGCGGCATTTCCCTCGCGCACAACGTCAGTTCGGAAGCCGAGGTCGATAGGGCTATCTCCGAAGCCGTGGCGGCTGGCGCGACGCTGCTAAAGCCGGGCCAGAAGGCATTCTGGGGAGGATACTCCGGATACTTCTCCGGCCCCGATGGCCACCTTTGGGAAGTCGCCTTCAACCCGTTCATGCCGTTGGACGCCGACGGACGGGTTACGCTGCCGGAATGA
- the rplM gene encoding 50S ribosomal protein L13, producing the protein MSTYVAKPATVEKKWVLIDAEGLVVGRLAALIATRLKGKHKPIYTPHVDCGDNIVVINAEKVVFTGAKREDKVYYKHTGYPGGIKERTPKQILDSKHPERIIEKAVERMLARGPLHRQIMRNLRVYKGAAHPHEAQNPEKLDIAKLNRKNVRV; encoded by the coding sequence ATGTCTACCTATGTCGCCAAGCCGGCCACGGTGGAGAAGAAGTGGGTCCTCATCGACGCCGAAGGGCTCGTTGTCGGCCGCCTCGCCGCTCTCATCGCGACGCGCCTCAAGGGCAAGCACAAACCGATCTACACGCCACACGTCGATTGCGGTGACAACATCGTCGTCATCAACGCCGAGAAGGTCGTCTTCACCGGCGCCAAGCGCGAAGACAAAGTCTACTACAAGCACACCGGCTATCCGGGCGGCATCAAGGAACGGACGCCGAAGCAGATTCTCGACAGCAAGCATCCGGAACGGATCATCGAGAAGGCCGTCGAGCGCATGCTCGCCCGCGGACCTCTTCATCGCCAGATCATGCGCAACCTTCGCGTCTACAAGGGCGCCGCGCATCCGCATGAAGCGCAGAACCCGGAAAAGCTCGATATCGCGAAGCTCAACCGCAAGAACGTGAGGGTCTAA
- a CDS encoding enoyl-CoA hydratase produces MQDLSPLAAPLVLVETVEPGIVRLTLNRPAARNALSRAVIRELHDTVERLGADPSVAVIILAASGKVYSSGHDLKEMTAHRVDSDGGEAFFRETMTACSAMMRAIVACPKPVIAAVEGRATAAGCQLVATCDLAIAAETADFATPGVNIGLFCSTPMVALSRNISRKRAMEMLLLGEALSAADALSFGLVNRVVAPDKVMDEALSMARIIAAKSKATVAIGKAAFYRQAEMPLEDAYAYASEVMVNNMLTADAGEGICAFIEKRHPEWKDR; encoded by the coding sequence ATGCAGGATCTTTCGCCCTTAGCTGCCCCGCTGGTCCTCGTCGAGACCGTTGAGCCCGGCATTGTACGGCTAACGCTCAACCGGCCTGCGGCGCGTAACGCGCTTTCCCGCGCTGTCATTCGTGAACTGCACGATACCGTCGAGCGTTTGGGCGCCGATCCGAGCGTCGCCGTCATTATTCTTGCGGCAAGTGGCAAGGTCTATTCATCCGGCCACGATCTGAAAGAAATGACCGCCCACCGCGTCGATTCCGATGGCGGCGAGGCGTTTTTCCGCGAAACGATGACGGCCTGCTCGGCAATGATGCGCGCCATCGTCGCCTGTCCGAAACCGGTTATCGCCGCGGTCGAGGGGCGCGCCACCGCCGCCGGCTGCCAGCTCGTCGCAACCTGCGATCTCGCCATCGCTGCCGAGACGGCCGACTTCGCCACGCCCGGCGTGAATATCGGCCTTTTCTGCTCGACGCCAATGGTTGCGCTCTCCCGCAACATCTCGCGTAAGCGTGCGATGGAAATGCTGCTGCTCGGCGAAGCCTTGTCCGCAGCGGATGCGCTGAGCTTCGGCCTCGTCAATCGCGTCGTGGCGCCGGACAAAGTCATGGACGAAGCGCTGAGCATGGCGCGCATCATCGCAGCCAAATCGAAGGCGACCGTCGCCATCGGCAAAGCGGCGTTCTATCGCCAAGCGGAGATGCCGCTTGAGGACGCTTATGCCTATGCCAGCGAGGTGATGGTCAACAATATGCTGACGGCCGACGCAGGCGAGGGGATCTGCGCCTTCATCGAAAAGCGTCATCCCGAATGGAAGGACCGTTGA
- a CDS encoding RibD family protein: MFDAILSASPERPFIVAQLGQSLDGRIATTHGESRWINGPAALDHLHRLRAHVDAVVVGVGTVIADDPQLTVRRVDGPQPVRVIIDPRGRLPASARCLAVGVEPCLVIGDHERVVPEGAELLVVASTEGLLAPSAIVTALFARGFRKILVEGGAATVSNFIDANMVDRLHILVAPMILGSGIQGLSLLPVDRLGDALRPETTVHVLDGGDVLFDCDLRHQRRG, from the coding sequence ATGTTTGACGCCATTTTAAGCGCATCGCCTGAACGTCCGTTCATCGTTGCCCAGCTCGGCCAATCCCTCGACGGGCGCATTGCGACGACACATGGCGAGTCACGCTGGATCAACGGCCCTGCGGCGCTCGATCACCTGCATCGCCTTCGCGCCCACGTCGATGCCGTCGTCGTCGGCGTAGGAACGGTGATCGCCGACGATCCGCAACTCACCGTCCGTCGCGTCGATGGCCCGCAACCCGTCCGCGTCATCATTGATCCGCGCGGACGCCTCCCGGCATCAGCACGTTGTCTTGCCGTCGGCGTCGAGCCATGCCTCGTTATCGGCGATCATGAACGCGTCGTTCCGGAAGGCGCCGAACTGCTGGTCGTCGCCTCAACGGAGGGACTCCTGGCGCCGTCCGCAATCGTCACGGCACTTTTTGCGCGCGGCTTCAGGAAAATTTTGGTGGAAGGCGGCGCCGCGACGGTTTCAAATTTCATCGACGCAAATATGGTTGATCGTCTTCATATCCTTGTCGCGCCAATGATATTGGGTTCAGGTATTCAAGGACTTTCGCTGTTGCCTGTCGACCGGCTCGGCGATGCGTTGCGGCCCGAAACGACAGTGCATGTTCTTGACGGCGGCGACGTGCTGTTTGATTGTGATTTGAGGCATCAACGGCGAGGCTAG